The Kogia breviceps isolate mKogBre1 chromosome 8, mKogBre1 haplotype 1, whole genome shotgun sequence DNA window cGGCGGGGAGATGAGAATTGATGgggcctcccctcttcctctgtgaGCTGTTGGGTCGTCACTCCCGACCAGCACCCCCCCGCCTGCTGCTCCCGGGCCACATCACGGGGTTCCTTCTGCCTGAGCCGTCCCCCACTTCTGGACCCACGCCTCAGCAGGCGGCCTCGCCTTTCAGCCGACGGGAGGGCAGCTGGGCGGTGCTGGCTGgacctgggtggggtggggacgtCACCGGCCGTGCCCCAAGCCCCCCGCCCCTGCTGGCCGGCGGCGTTCCAGGCAGCATCCAGCTCCTCTGTTCGGGGAACGCCAGCATCAGGCTGTGCGGGGTTCTGCGAGTAGGCAGGCGCCTCAGGGCCCTGGGGTGGGCGTGTTCCCCGGGGAGGCCTGTCTTATCAGCTTGGGGTGGGAAGGGCGCAGGCCTCCTGCTAAGCCCCCCTTTACAGATCTCCCCACAGCGAGGGGGCTCGCCCGGCCCGTGTGGCTCACGGGGACCTGCCGTGCTGTTGGGTCTGAGGCTCTGCAGACCTCGGGTGGGGCGAGGCCCTGCGGGAGCCTCGGTGTGTCGTGGCCGGAGACGCCCGATGGCGGTTTCCATCCAGAATCAGCCACGTGCTTCTTAACCGGTGCCTGTGGGCTTCTCTGGAGACCTGGCTCGTGGGGAACAAAACGTTAAGCCGGGGAAGGACCCCGAAGCGGAGGGGCAGCTTTCACGGGGGGGTCCTTGCATCTCTGCCCTGCCCCCCCCGCCGCCCAGAAGGGAACACTGCCTTGTTCACGTTTTCCAATGAGGAGGTTCAGTACGTGCCCCGTAAAAAGTCAGATCATAGACAAAGGCCCGCATGGGGCCCTGCAGGCTCCCGAGCGGGGCCGGCGTTTCCTCACCCTTCAGTGTTCTTCACGCGGGCTGACTCGCGGGAGCCCCTCTCTCCGCGGGCAGGGTCCGGGGTAAACAGAGGCCCCCCCCGAGGCCCCTGTCGTCCCTGCCCTTCGTTGGCCTGAACCCCGGTGGGGGCCCGGCCTGGCCAGACCGCGGGCCTCACTGGTCCCGTCTCTGCCCTGGGCTGGCCCTTCCGTCCCGGCCCCCGGAGAGGTCAGTGCTGGGCAGGGGGCAGCTGCAGCCCGACCTCCACGATTGCAGCTCCATCACTGCCCACGGCCCTTCGGTGTTCAGGGAGAACTGAGAGGCAAGATGAGTGCTGCCCAAACCCAAAGGCAGGTCAGCTCCAGGCAGTTCCCTCGAGGCTGGGAGGGCAGTTTGGGGACAGCCCTTTGAAGCGTGTGACCAAGGCTGCCTGCTTCTGGTGACAGGGCCCCAGTGCAGCGAGGAAGGCCTCGAGCGTTGTTCCCAGCCCCTCGGGGTCCCAGGCCTGGAGGGGGGGGCTGCCCCGTACCGTCCCCCACCGACCCCCCCTCACCCGTGGTGCGCCCGTCCCGGCCCCAGCGGCCCCCGGGCTGCCCGTGGCCCTGGGTCTGGGGCTGAGGGcctcccttttgtgtctggcgGCCGCAGGCTCTGGCGTCTACATCACGCGCGGGCAGCTGATGAACTGCCACCTCTGCGCGGGGGTGAAGCACAAGGTGCTGCTGCGGCGCCTCCTCGCCACCTTCTTCGACAGGTAGGTCCCCCGCGGAGTCTTCTCTAGACGAGGCCGTGCGCCCAGGGTCCCCCACCTTCCCGACCTCACAGGTGTCAACCCGAGGCCGTCGGCCAGACCCGGGTCTGGGGAGGGCTTgtggacaccccccccccaaagtgAAGAACCACACCGGCTCCACGCCACTGAGGCGGGGGGCTCCTTCCCCTAAGGGGCGGGGGGGGCACGCAGGCAGGGACCCCGTTCCCGTGCGTCCCCTCCAGCCGGCGGCCTCACGCTGGCCGCCCCCCTTCCTGTCCCCCCGCCAGGAACACGCTGGCCAACAGCTGTGGCACAGGCATCCGCTCGTCCACCAGTGACCCGAGCCGCAAGCCGCTGGACAGCCGCGTCCTGAACGCTGTGAAACGTAAGAGGACCGCTGGGGTCTCTCGGGGCTGGGGAGGCGTCTCAAGGAGCTCCAGGAGCCCCCGGGCCCTTGGATGTCAGCCTGGGAAAGGTGGCTTCTCCCCCAGGAGCAAAAGCCGGGGCCGCAGGGTCGAGGGGGAGAAAAGAGCAGCTCGCGGGGGCCCGGTCTCGGGGTGTTAACATTCTTGGTAGGTTTCCAAGCGTGATGAATTCAGCTGCGAAACTATTTTAATATGTGAAATAGATCTAATTTTCCTTTTGGAACAAAACCGCTTATTTACATTTTGGGGTTATTTTGAGCCTTTGCCATCTGCTCGGCCCGCTTCTGCCTCCCGCTGCTCGGCCCGTGGGGGCGGAGTCTGGTCCATCTCGGTGGCAGACCGCCGCCCCCGTCCCCCCGCACCCCCCAGACGAGGAGGAAGCCACCGGTGCCCGGCACGGGCCAGTGCAGCCAAGAGCACGTCCTCCTGTAGCTGTCGGCACGCGAAACACTGTCTTAGTTTTCTGGCTTAAAAAATCTCTCTTGTGAGGCTGATTCTGTTTTAGAGCAGAGGGGCCTTTGCAGCCAGTAGTCGCGTCCCAAAGCATGGGTGGGGTGCCGGCAGCGGCTCTGGGAAGATGCTGAGAGGGGGGGTGCAGCTGCTGCTGCCCCAGGGCAGGGCTCCCAGTGGAGGGGGCTCACCCTGGGGGACCCGCCTCTGGGTTCCGGGCTGTTCGGAGAGTTGGATCTTGAGGCTTCTAGAGGAGAAGCGGGGAGAGGGCGTACCGTTGTTATTGCTGATGATGATATACAGCAGCCCAGCTGCTGGGCTGGGGTCTCCGGGCCGGGGACTGGGCTGAAGACAGGTGTCAGCCGGCCCCCTCCTCACTCCTTGCCAGCCCTTTGATCGGGCCCAGAGAGACCCGAGCCTCACAGCTGAGCGggtgcccaggccctgccccgaATCCCACTCCACCAGGGCAGGGATTCTATCAGGCTTGTCTGACCAAGGATGCAAGGTGGGTGGGACAGGGTGGGAAAGCGAGGCCCGGAGATGGGGGCCCACCCAAGGCCACACTGCCAGCCGGTGGTCAGGAGGAGCCGGAGCCCACTGGACCCTCTGTGCTCCTGCTAGAGCCGCAGGCTGGGCTCCTGTTTGCCCCGACGGCCCCTCCCCTGAAGGTTCCCCCAGGCTGTCCCAGAGGAGCAGGGCGGGGCCTCCAGCACTGAGAAGGGTGACCACTGGTCTTCAGGCTGACCCAGGAGAGGCCTCGGTGGCCCTGTGGCCTCCCCTGCCAGAGGGGAGCAGGGTGGAGGAGACCCTGGAGGTCCCTGGCCTGCCCCACTGGCCCCGCGGTGGCCTCTCCAGCCCAGAGCGCTTCCAGGGCATCTCAGTCCCACGGCCCCTCAGGAGGCAGAGGGCCAGCCAGCATCGTGGGGTTCCTGGGGGTGGGTGGCCGCTCACGCCACCTCCTGGCACCCTGTCCTTGCAGTGTACTGTCAGAACTTCGCCCCCAGCTTCAAGGAGAGCGAGATGAACGTGATCGCCGCGGACATGTGCACCAACGCCCGCCGCGTCCGCAAGCGCTGGCTGCCCAAGATCAAGTCCATGCTGCCCGAGGGCGTGGAGATGTACCGCACGGTCATGGGCTCCTCGGCCGCCAGCGCGCCCCTGGACCCCGAGTTCCCGCCCGCCGCCGCGCAGGTGTTCGAGCAGCGCCTCTACGCCGAGCGGCGGGGCGATGCCGCCGCCATCGTGGCTCTGAGGACTGACGCTGTGAATGTCGACCTGGGCGCCTCCACCAACCCCACCTTCGAGGCCGGCTCGGAGGCCGACGGGGCCGGCTCGGTCGTCCAGGAGGTGTCTGCGCCCGAGCCGCTGCCCGCCGAGGGCCAGAGCCCCCCGCAGCCCTTCGAGCAGGGCAGCGCCAGCAGCAGCCGGCCCGCGACGCCGGCCACGGGGAGGAGACCGGAGGGCCCGTACGCAGGGACCTTGTAGGGGCCCGAGGCCGGACCGGGCGCCAAGGCGGGTACTGAAGCTGCTTGCATGCGTTACTAATACAGACAAATGTGATCAAGCCACTTACCTACTGAACTGCTACTGTTGCctgaaaaaaatgtgatttttattctgctTGTATTTAAAATTCATGAAGGAAACAAATGCATTCGTTATACTGTAAACGATTAGGCCCCTGGCGACCTAGTTGCGAGGTGGTCCCGGGGCTCCTTTTTGATATTCGAGAGGTTAGTCTCCACGTTGTAGCTTTCCCTCCCCCTGTGCGGGGAGGGGGCTAGAAGCCGCCAGACCCTGGTGCCCGGCCTCCTGCCCCCacggttccctctgcctggggcaAAGCCAGGGGCCTGTGGGGTGGGAGCACGTGTCTTGGGACCCTCGTTCCTTTCCCAtggggacccccccccccgccactccGGGACCACGGGCCGGGGCTGGGCCCCCAGGGGCCAAACTCCTTGTTCTCCCTTCTTCCTGAGACTCGGGGCTCAGGCCCGCCGGGCCCGCCGTGCgtgtggggtgtgggtgtgtgcgcTTGGCGTGTGTGAGCGTATGCGGGGGCGGTGGTGACGGCACAGCGACGGGCCGTGCTGGTCACTGTGGGTGGCGGAAGCGATCTTGGCTGTGTCTGCTCTCCTGCCCCACGCCCGTGGGGTCTGCCCTACCCCTGCGGCTCCACGGACCCTCGGTCCACCCGGGACCCGGCGCCTGCTGGCTCCAGCCCGGCCACCCGCCCGGCTACCCGCCCACCATCCTGTGAGGTGGGGCCGCTGCCCCGGGGCAGACCACGCAGTCCGCAGCCACGTtgggttttatgtttgtttgtttatttgtctttgtcttaatTCAGATCTATTTCATGTATGGTTTGGAAACTTTCAGACCCAAAAGAGCAAAAAAATTAGGGAGGATTGGGATCCCTGCCCCAACCCGCTACGGCTTGGGGGTGGGTCTGCCCGGATGCCACGCCCCCCTTTCCCCCGGCCAGGTCCCACTCACCTCCTGTTGAAGTGCAGCCAGGGCATGTTCCGGAGGAAGGGAGCCAGGGGCCTGGCCGGGGCTGGAGCCAGGCCCCTCGGTGCTGGGCTCCCCCATGCGCGCTGAGCCCTGGGGTATGCGCACCTCTGAGGCTGTGGGTGGGTGGGCACAGGCCTGAGCTGGGGCggcttgcggtgcacgggttctGGAATGCATGGTGGGCGGGGTGGCAGGGGCGTGCAAGTGTCGGTTTGAGGCTGGAAAGCTCACTGTGAAGTTTAATTGCTGTTTGCGGGGAGGGGCGCAGGCTGTCCGAAGTGCTCTCCTGTCCGGACATCCAGGGGCTGCCTTCCCCTCGAGTCCCAGGCAGCCCCCAGGCCTGGCCAGAGGCATGCCCCACCCCCAGACTTGAGCTGGCCTGCtgctccccccccgccccacccccgtctcgtcgtccccccacccccacccccccaccccgccgtcCGGCAGGTGTGGCTCAACCCTCCTAACCTGCAAAGTTGAGCTGCCCTAGTGTGGGTCCCAGCGGGGGGCAgcctggggggcagggcagggggcttAGGCCCCCTCCCACCCGAGCTCCTCGTCCTGCTGACTGCAGCCCTCCTTTGTGGAGGGCCCTTGGGGGAgacctcggggtggggggggcggggcgccttCCAGCCAGGCCAGACGGGTGCCTGCCCTCCAGAGAGCGCTGATGGCTCCGGGCCGGGGTCGGGGGGCCCTGGGTGGGCACTGGCGCAGGGAGGGCCGAGCCCTGTGGTCCCGGCCCGAGGGGCTGCAGCTCCTTCCTGCTGGGGCTTCGGACCAACCACCTGGCCCAGAGGCGGGCCTCCTCTGTCTCAGGCCCAGGTGGGGTTGGAGCTGGCcgggccccccgcccccaccgcagGCCCACAGCCCACCAGGGACCAGGACCAAGTCCTCCTGGAGTTGGGAGGAGGCCACACCCCCTAAGCTATCAGGAGGCTGCGGGGCGGGGCGTGGTGGGCGAGGCAGACCCCACTGTCCCCCGCTCCAGACGGAGGTCCCTTCATCTGTCCCTGCCCCACGTTTGCACTTTCATTCCACCATCCCTGGGGACCTTCGGGGGCCGGCCGCCCGTCCCGGCTGTTGACAGAAGGGCCCgctcttcccttctcccccactCCAAGGTGGGCACGGCCCTCACCCGAGGCCAGGACAAGGAGGGGTGCCGCTGGTCTCCCAGAGACGGCCTCACCGCCGCTCAGGCTAGCACAATGTCCCGTGACCTCTGTCCTTTAATTGTTTATAACCGCcgtctgttttgttgttctggGTAAGGAAGGCAAGAGCTACAGGTGAAACTTTAATAATACTCAAATGTGAATGGGTTCTGAGCTCTCCCTGCGCCCCGGGCGGGCCAGGCCGAGCGTTTTGCACTAATGTGTCCCGCGGTGGTGGACGTGGGTCGGGAGCGTTGCAGACGGGCGTGGCTGATGATTGTATCTGCCGGGGCGCTCCCTCTGCTGAATGTTCTCGGCGTGGGTGGCGGCGGGCCTGGGCTCGTGGGGCCTTCCAGAGTGCCTTAGCATCTTTTGATCATTTTTCCCAAGGAAAACCAATTAAGAGAACCggaccctccccctcctctgttTACAAGACGACTAATTCCTGTCCTGTGAGCGTGATCCCGACTCACCCAGATCCTGTAGACCGAGAGACAAGCCACTCAGTATTTATGAGATGTCTGCACCTTTATCCCTAAGCTTGACTATTAGCAATACGCATATAACTACATAGAGTCTATTATATAGAGCTAAGTCCTATCAGCGCCTTTGGAGGAGAGGAGGACTGGGCCAGTCCCAGCGGCTGTGGTGGGCGGCTGGCCTGAGCTCCAGCGGCTGCctgccctctcctgccctccccagcGGCCGGGATGTGCCAGGGAAGCAGCTGGGACAAGTGCAAAGGTCCAGGAGAAGGGACCGGGAGATGCGACATGCTGTGAGCTCGGTGGGGCCGCCCGCCTAGCCGGCGGCCTCGGTACTTGAATCCCATCTTGCTTTCTGCACCGTGTCTGGTCTCGCCCGGAGTCCTCTGTGGTTGCTTAACCTTGCATTCGATTCGATCGGCTTTCCTTGCCCCTGAATGTGGACGAGAGGCGAAGGGGAGAGGCCTCTGAGGTGCGGCCCTTGGCCCCTGCCCGCTGGCCCGGAGCCGGGCCTGTTTCTCCTCCGTGAAAACGCACGCCTCGGCGGCcttagaggaaggaggaaggcagagagaggctCGGCCTGGGAGGGGTCTGCTGTGTGCCCGGCCCTGACCCGTCCCCGTTTGACGGCCGGAACCCGCCAGCACTGGCCCCGTGCGTGCCACCCTAGCCGTCGATGGCTTAGATGCCCCTCCAACGGGTTATCTTTATGGAAATATCTTGCTGCAAGTAGAAAAAGGCCCTATGGCCCATTAACCAACTGAGAACTCAGAGAAAACCTCAGTTTGCCTCTGCCAGCAGTAAATCCTAAACACAGAATCGAGAGTTCAGAGCCG harbors:
- the NACC2 gene encoding nucleus accumbens-associated protein 2 isoform X3, giving the protein MSQMLHIEIPNFGNTVLGCLNEQRLLGLYCDVSIVVKGQAFKAHRAVLAASSLYFRDLFSGNSKSAFELPGTVPPACFQQILSFCYTGRLTMAASEQLVVMYTAGFLQIQHIVERGTDLMFKQAQYSQGERTSPGASSLPATDSPTSYHNEEDEEDDEAYDTMVEEQYGQMYIKATGSYAVQEKPEPLPLESRSCVLIRRDLVALPASLISQIGYRCHPKLYSEGDPGEKLELVAGSGVYITRGQLMNCHLCAGVKHKVLLRRLLATFFDRNTLANSCGTGIRSSTSDPSRKPLDSRVLNAVKLYCQNFAPSFKESEMNVIAADMCTNARRVRKRWLPKIKSMLPEGVEMYRTVMGSSAASAPLDPEFPPAAAQVFEQRLYAERRGDAAAIVALRTDAVNVDLGASTNPTFEAGSEADGAGSVVQEVSAPEPLPAEGQSPPQPFEQGSASSSRPATPATGRRPEGPYAGTL